The Klebsiella aerogenes KCTC 2190 region AGAGGGATGGGTGCGGGTCGAAGCCGGGGTAATCAAAGACCAGCTTAACCAGTTTCTTAAGCCCTACGGCTATTTCTTTGCCCCTGAACTGTCGACCAGTAACCGCGCGACGCTCGGCGGTATGATCAATACCGATGCCTCCGGACAGGGGTCATTGGTCTACGGTAAAACCTCCGATCATGTGCTTGGGGTGCGCTCGGTGCTCATGGGTGGCGATATCCTTGATACCTTACCCATTCCCGCCGCGCTGGCGGAAACGCTGGGGCGCGAGCAGTCAGCGATTGGCCGCATCTACCGTACCGTCTATCAGCGCTGCAAAGCGCAGCGTCAGCTGATCATCGATAAATTCCCAAAACTGAACCGCTTCCTGACCGGCTACGATTTGCGTCACGTGTTCAATGATGAGATGAGCGAGTTCGACCTGACGCGCATTCTGACCGGCTCCGAAGGCACGTTGGCATTTATTACCGAAGCGCGGCTCGATATTACGCGTCTGCCGAAGGTACGCCGGTTGGTCAACGTCAAATATGACTCTTTTGATTCGGCGCTGCGTAACGCCCCCTTCATGGTTGAAGCAAAGGCGCTGTCGGTGGAGACCGTCGATTCGAAGGTCCTTAATCTGGCGCGCGAAGATATCGTCTGGCACTCGGTGAGCGAACTGATCGCCGATGTGCCGGAAAAAGAGATGCTGGGGCTCAATATCGTTGAGTTTGCCGGTGATGATGCTGAATTAATAGATGGCCAGGTAACCACCCTGTGTCAGCGTCTTGATGAGCTGATGGCGCAGGGCGCCGCCGGGGTGATTGGCTGGCAGGTCTGTCATGAACTCGATGGTGTCGAGCGCATCTATGCCATGCGTAAAAAGGCGGTAGGTCTACTGGGCAATGCTAAAGGCGCCGCTAAACCGATTCCTTTTGCAGAAGATACCTGCGTGCCACCGGAGCATCTGGCGGATTACATCACCGAGTTTCGTGCTTTACTCGACGGACATGGTCTGAGCTACGGCATGTTTGGACACGTCGACGCCGGCGTGCTGCACGTTCGTCCGGCGTTGGACATGTGCGATCCGCAGCAGGAGGTGCTGATGAAGCAGATCTCCGACGAGGTGGTGGCGTTGACGGCCAAATATGGCGGTCTGCTGTGGGGCGAACACGGTAAAGGTTTCCGCGCCGAGTACAGTCCGGCCTTCTTTGGCGAGGAGTTATATAGCGAACTGCGTAAAGTGAAAGCCGCTTTTGATCCGGATAACCGATTGAATCCGGGGAAAATTTGCCCGCCCGAAGGCGTTGACGCGCCGATGATGAAAGTCGATGCGGTGAAACGCGGCACCTACGATCGCCAAATTCCCATCGCCGTGCGTAGCGCCTGGCGCGGCGCGATGGAGTGTAACGGCAACGGTCTGTGCTTTAACTTCGATGTAAAAAGCCCGATGTGTCCGTCAATGAAGGTCAGCAATCAGCGCATCCATTCGCCGAAAGGCCGCGCGACGCTGGTGCGCGAATGGTTACGCCTGCTGGCCGACCGCGGGATAGACCCGAACAAACTGGAGCAAGAACTCCCGGAGAAAGGTGTAAGCCTGCGCGCCCTGATCGAGCGTACCCGCAACAGCTGGCATGCGCGTAAAGGCGAATATGATTTCTCACATGAAGTGAAAGAGGCCATGTCCGGCTGTCTGGCCTGTAAGGCCTGTTCAACCCAGTGTCCGATTAAGATTGACGTGCCGGAATTCCGTTCCCGCTTCCTGCAGCTTTATCACAGCCGCTACCTGCGTCCGGTACGCGACCATCTGGTTGCGACGGTCGAGTCCTACGCGCCGCTGATGGCCCAGGCGCCAAAAACATTCAACTTCTTTATCAATCAGCCGTGGATGCGCAAGCTGTCGGAAAAACATATCGGTATGGTCGATCTACCGTTGCTCTCCGTGCCGTCGCTCAAGCAGCAGCTGGCAGGCCATCGTTCCGCCAATACCACGCTTGAGGATCTGGAGGCGATGAGCGTCGAACAGCGTGCGAA contains the following coding sequences:
- a CDS encoding D-2-hydroxyglutarate dehydrogenase YdiJ, translated to MIPQISQAPGVVQLVLNFLQVLEQQGFTGDTATSYADRLTMATDNSVYQLLPDAILFPRSTADVALLARLAAEPRFKSLIFTPRGGGTGTNGQALNAGIIVDMSRYMNRIIEINPEEGWVRVEAGVIKDQLNQFLKPYGYFFAPELSTSNRATLGGMINTDASGQGSLVYGKTSDHVLGVRSVLMGGDILDTLPIPAALAETLGREQSAIGRIYRTVYQRCKAQRQLIIDKFPKLNRFLTGYDLRHVFNDEMSEFDLTRILTGSEGTLAFITEARLDITRLPKVRRLVNVKYDSFDSALRNAPFMVEAKALSVETVDSKVLNLAREDIVWHSVSELIADVPEKEMLGLNIVEFAGDDAELIDGQVTTLCQRLDELMAQGAAGVIGWQVCHELDGVERIYAMRKKAVGLLGNAKGAAKPIPFAEDTCVPPEHLADYITEFRALLDGHGLSYGMFGHVDAGVLHVRPALDMCDPQQEVLMKQISDEVVALTAKYGGLLWGEHGKGFRAEYSPAFFGEELYSELRKVKAAFDPDNRLNPGKICPPEGVDAPMMKVDAVKRGTYDRQIPIAVRSAWRGAMECNGNGLCFNFDVKSPMCPSMKVSNQRIHSPKGRATLVREWLRLLADRGIDPNKLEQELPEKGVSLRALIERTRNSWHARKGEYDFSHEVKEAMSGCLACKACSTQCPIKIDVPEFRSRFLQLYHSRYLRPVRDHLVATVESYAPLMAQAPKTFNFFINQPWMRKLSEKHIGMVDLPLLSVPSLKQQLAGHRSANTTLEDLEAMSVEQRAKKVLVVQDPFTSYYEAQVVADFVRLIEKIGYQPVLLPFSPNGKAQHIKGFLTRFARTAQKTADFLNRVARLDIPMVGVDPALVLCYRDEYNQTLGEKRGDFRVMLAHEWLTQAIAPSAGQDNSGEPWYLFGHCTEVTALPAAPKQWAEIFARFGAKMEYISTGCCGMAGTYGHEVKNHANSLAIYALSWQQAMARLPRSRCLATGYSCRSQVKRIEGSGVRHPLQALLEIIG